One Maniola jurtina chromosome 24, ilManJurt1.1, whole genome shotgun sequence DNA window includes the following coding sequences:
- the LOC123877684 gene encoding uncharacterized protein LOC123877684, giving the protein MGEDDLNASIAHIVLCCVAGDGLARTHVKSFTHPGMHANFFIHGILGFLHYQSGKFNTDFKAAYVISTHATRYLALPCLMADLYRGDHGVSTLHLVSGLIPFAMSLAGHEHQHLGNLVIACNIVSLCVYSHQHDRVWGWYTAGAGVLAYFCTPDVPKKVVYPLLLTLLEYCAVRMFHVDFNASSGPSAPRR; this is encoded by the exons atgGGCGAAGATGACCTTAACGCCTCTATTGCACATATCGTGCTGTGCTGTGTGGCCGGGGATGGACTGGCTCGAACGCATGTCAAGAGTTTCACACATCCGGGCATGCACGCCAACTTCTTCATACACGGAATACTGGGGTTCTTGCACTATCAAA GCGGAAAATTCAACACAGATTTCAAGGCAGCCTACGTAATTAGTACTCACGCGACAAGATATCTAGCGCTGCCGTGTCTGATGGCGGATCTGTACCGCGGGGACCACGGCGTGAGCACGCTACATCTTGTCTCTGGTCTGATCCCATTTGCGATGTCGTTGGCGGGGCACGAGCACCAACATTTGGGCAACTTGGTGATCGCTTGCAACATCGTCTCCCTGTGTGTGTATTCCCACCAACACGACAGGGTTTGGGGGTGGTACACAGCTGGAGCTGGCGTGCTAGCGTATTTTTGCACCCCAGACGTGCCTAAGAAGGTTGTCTATCCATTACTGCTTACGTTGTTGGAGTACTGTGCGGTCAGAATGTTCCATGTGGACTTTAATGCGAGTAGTGGACCTTCTGCCCCCAGGCGGtga